One genomic window of Malaciobacter molluscorum LMG 25693 includes the following:
- the def gene encoding peptide deformylase codes for MIREVITYPNKLLRTKSKDVEVFDEKLHTLLDDMYETMIAENGVGLAAIQVAVPLNVLIINLPNEQDIQDKDDLIEAINPVITHKDGVQINFEGCLSVPGFTEEVKRAQHIVIEYFDRYGNKKTVEAEDFIAVAWQHEMEHLTGHLFIENLSITKRKKFEKDWRKKIKSK; via the coding sequence ATGATTAGAGAAGTTATAACATATCCAAATAAGCTACTTCGAACTAAATCAAAAGATGTGGAAGTTTTTGATGAAAAACTTCACACTCTTTTAGATGATATGTATGAAACAATGATTGCAGAAAATGGAGTAGGACTTGCTGCTATTCAAGTTGCTGTTCCATTAAATGTATTAATAATTAATCTTCCTAATGAACAAGATATTCAAGATAAAGATGATTTAATAGAAGCTATTAATCCTGTTATAACACATAAAGATGGAGTTCAAATTAATTTTGAAGGATGTCTTAGTGTTCCTGGATTTACAGAAGAAGTTAAAAGAGCACAACATATTGTTATTGAATATTTTGACAGATATGGAAATAAAAAAACAGTTGAAGCTGAAGATTTTATTGCCGTAGCATGGCAACATGAAATGGAGCATTTAACTGGGCATCTATTTATTGAAAATCTATCAATTACGAAAAGAAAAAAATTTGAAAAAGACTGGAGGAAAAAGATAAAATCTAAATAG
- the clpP gene encoding ATP-dependent Clp endopeptidase proteolytic subunit ClpP — MSYIPYVVEKSGRGERSYDIYSRLLKDRIIMLSGEINDQVSSTIVAQLLFLEAEDPEKDIYLYINSPGGVITSGMSIYDTMNYIKPDVCTICVGQAASMGAFLLSSGVKGKRYSLPNSRIMIHQPLGGAQGQATDIQIQAKEIQRMKDSLNKIISEQTGQSLEVIEKDTDRDNFMSADEACTYGLIDKVITSHK, encoded by the coding sequence ATGAGTTATATACCATACGTAGTAGAAAAAAGTGGAAGAGGTGAAAGAAGCTATGATATTTATTCTAGACTTCTAAAAGATAGAATTATCATGCTAAGTGGTGAAATTAATGATCAAGTTTCTTCAACAATTGTTGCTCAGCTTTTATTCTTAGAAGCTGAAGATCCAGAAAAAGATATTTATCTTTATATCAACTCTCCAGGTGGAGTTATTACAAGTGGTATGTCAATTTATGATACTATGAATTATATCAAACCTGATGTTTGCACTATTTGTGTAGGACAAGCTGCTTCAATGGGAGCATTTTTATTATCATCTGGAGTTAAAGGTAAAAGATACTCTTTACCAAACTCTAGAATTATGATTCACCAACCACTTGGTGGAGCACAAGGTCAAGCTACTGACATTCAGATTCAAGCTAAAGAGATTCAAAGAATGAAAGATAGTTTAAATAAAATTATTTCTGAACAAACAGGTCAATCTTTAGAGGTTATTGAAAAAGATACTGATAGAGATAACTTTATGAGTGCTGATGAAGCTTGTACATATGGATTAATTGACAAAGTAATAACAAGTCATAAGTAA
- the tig gene encoding trigger factor, with protein sequence MEFNANKVDEANAVVTATVSKDLIEKNLDKVAKQAAKTLDIQGFRKGKVPVSVVKQRYAENLQQDAEGEAVRDILTNALKQLNIKNDDLVGEPAFSKYEKQDNGDIEIEIKIACKPEVDLGDYKSLIPAVEDKEISDKEIEERLEEMSKSSAPLEKIKRKRMVREGDFAVIDFEGFVDGVAFEGGKAEKYPLEIGSGSFIPGFEEQIVGMKYEEQKDVTVTFPAEYQSKELAGKEAVFKVTLHEIQEKVPAEIDDEFAKKMLPQEENATVETLKEKIKEQLKNAEMGKYYREELKPQYLDTLVEKINFALPSTVVDQEVNFALNNKVRTMTEEEIKGLQEDASKVESIRDELKGDAEKSVKATFIVDALAKAEGVDVSDQEVTQVIYYEAMQMGQNPQDVLKQYQEAGYLAAIKMSMIEDKVITKLLDEKLGK encoded by the coding sequence ATGGAATTTAACGCAAACAAAGTTGATGAAGCTAATGCAGTTGTAACTGCAACAGTATCAAAAGACTTAATTGAAAAAAACTTAGACAAAGTAGCTAAACAAGCTGCAAAAACTCTTGATATTCAAGGTTTTAGAAAAGGTAAAGTTCCTGTGTCTGTAGTTAAACAAAGATATGCTGAAAACTTACAGCAAGATGCTGAGGGCGAAGCAGTTAGAGATATTTTAACAAACGCATTAAAACAGTTAAATATTAAAAATGATGATTTAGTAGGTGAACCAGCATTTAGTAAATATGAAAAACAAGATAATGGTGATATTGAAATTGAAATCAAAATTGCTTGTAAACCAGAAGTTGATTTAGGTGATTATAAATCTTTAATTCCAGCAGTTGAAGATAAAGAAATTAGTGATAAAGAGATTGAAGAAAGATTAGAAGAGATGTCTAAATCTTCTGCACCTTTAGAAAAAATCAAAAGAAAAAGAATGGTAAGAGAAGGTGACTTCGCTGTTATTGATTTTGAAGGTTTTGTTGATGGTGTAGCATTTGAAGGTGGAAAAGCTGAAAAATATCCTTTAGAAATCGGTTCTGGTTCATTTATCCCAGGATTTGAAGAACAAATTGTTGGTATGAAATATGAAGAGCAAAAAGATGTAACAGTAACTTTCCCAGCAGAGTATCAATCAAAAGAATTAGCAGGTAAAGAAGCAGTATTTAAAGTTACTTTACATGAGATTCAAGAAAAAGTTCCAGCTGAAATTGATGATGAATTTGCTAAAAAAATGTTACCACAAGAAGAAAATGCAACTGTTGAAACTTTAAAAGAAAAAATTAAAGAACAACTTAAAAATGCTGAAATGGGTAAATATTATAGAGAAGAGTTAAAACCTCAATATTTAGATACATTAGTAGAAAAAATTAACTTTGCATTACCTTCAACAGTAGTTGATCAAGAAGTTAACTTTGCATTAAATAATAAAGTTAGAACAATGACTGAAGAAGAGATTAAAGGTTTACAAGAAGATGCATCTAAAGTTGAGTCTATTAGAGATGAATTAAAAGGTGATGCAGAAAAATCTGTAAAAGCTACATTCATTGTTGATGCATTAGCAAAAGCAGAAGGAGTTGACGTATCAGATCAAGAAGTTACTCAAGTTATTTACTATGAAGCAATGCAAATGGGACAAAATCCACAAGATGTATTAAAGCAATATCAAGAAGCTGGATACCTAGCAGCTATAAAAATGTCTATGATTGAAGATAAAGTAATTACTAAATTATTAGACGAAAAATTAGGTAAATAA
- a CDS encoding VWA domain-containing protein: protein MEFLYPNVLFFMLIPTILLAFFITTNKKNIENFFTKEALNRLTVQNKYMNKNTRTILFFIAILLMIISLARPVIDKKEKKIQQEKISHVIAIDISKSMLAQDVKPSRFIFAKNKLLKLLDLSKDKEVAVILFSNNSYILSPLTKDIDSLKDIVKRVDERYTFDNGSNIEVAIKSAKKLLRYVQHKNLVILTDGTEENNFEYDIKLAKKDNISIFTIGIATKNRTPIKLKDGSFLTDSNDSIVTTSLNENIKELSLNTNGAYISYTLDNYDVSSIINQVEKNSTKQEDKKTKFKIYTELFYYPLALALVILLIAFSSLPKIKYLSFVLLVFISNDAKAAITDFQTIDEATNAYKNQNYKIAEKKFKEIAKNPQGYYNLANSQYKEKKYKQALNSYKKVVTTNNDLQFKKLHNMGNTYTKLNKLEDAVKMYEKALKIKDDKQTKENLKIVKEALKKQKNKKDKQNKKDKQQNKNNKDNKNKQQNSQNKNKQENKQQQQQQNENQKEKQKKSDQEKQQSKQQKKLDKQEQNTKSQINKKKDSISNREEKKWLRQIDNDNLGVFIKKDEESKSNTKW from the coding sequence TTGGAATTTTTATACCCAAATGTACTATTTTTTATGCTAATTCCTACAATTTTATTAGCTTTTTTTATAACAACAAACAAAAAAAATATTGAGAACTTTTTTACAAAAGAAGCATTAAATAGGTTAACTGTTCAAAATAAATATATGAATAAAAATACAAGAACAATACTTTTTTTTATTGCTATTTTATTGATGATTATATCTTTAGCAAGACCAGTAATTGACAAAAAAGAAAAAAAGATTCAACAAGAAAAAATATCTCATGTTATTGCAATTGATATTTCTAAATCAATGTTAGCCCAAGACGTGAAACCAAGTAGATTTATATTTGCCAAAAATAAACTTTTAAAACTTTTGGATTTATCAAAAGACAAAGAAGTTGCAGTAATTTTATTTTCAAATAACTCATATATTTTATCTCCACTTACTAAAGATATTGATTCTTTAAAAGATATTGTAAAAAGAGTAGATGAAAGATATACGTTTGATAATGGATCAAACATAGAAGTAGCAATAAAATCAGCTAAAAAACTTCTAAGATATGTACAACATAAAAATTTGGTAATTCTAACAGATGGTACAGAAGAAAATAATTTTGAATATGATATAAAACTTGCAAAAAAAGACAATATTAGTATTTTTACTATTGGTATTGCAACAAAAAATAGAACACCAATAAAATTAAAAGATGGCAGCTTTTTAACTGATTCAAACGATTCTATTGTTACTACTTCACTAAATGAAAATATAAAAGAGTTATCTTTAAATACAAATGGTGCTTATATTTCATATACTTTAGATAATTATGATGTATCAAGTATTATAAATCAAGTAGAAAAAAACTCAACAAAACAAGAAGATAAAAAAACAAAATTTAAAATATACACTGAACTTTTCTATTATCCATTAGCTCTTGCCTTAGTTATTCTTCTTATTGCATTCTCTTCACTTCCAAAGATTAAATATTTGTCATTTGTATTATTGGTTTTTATTTCAAATGATGCAAAAGCTGCAATAACTGATTTTCAAACAATAGATGAAGCAACAAATGCTTATAAAAATCAAAACTATAAAATTGCAGAAAAGAAATTTAAAGAGATTGCAAAAAATCCTCAAGGTTATTATAATTTAGCAAACTCACAATATAAAGAAAAAAAATATAAACAAGCTTTAAATAGTTATAAAAAAGTTGTAACAACAAATAATGATTTACAATTTAAAAAACTTCATAATATGGGGAATACATATACTAAACTAAACAAATTAGAAGATGCAGTAAAGATGTACGAAAAAGCACTAAAAATAAAAGATGACAAACAAACAAAAGAGAACTTAAAGATTGTAAAAGAAGCATTAAAAAAACAAAAAAATAAAAAAGATAAGCAAAATAAAAAAGATAAGCAACAAAATAAAAATAACAAAGATAATAAAAATAAACAACAAAACTCACAAAACAAAAATAAACAAGAAAACAAACAACAACAGCAACAACAAAATGAGAATCAAAAAGAAAAGCAAAAGAAAAGTGACCAAGAAAAACAACAAAGTAAACAACAGAAAAAACTAGACAAACAAGAACAAAATACAAAATCACAAATAAATAAAAAGAAAGACTCCATTTCAAATAGAGAAGAGAAAAAATGGCTAAGACAAATAGACAACGATAACTTAGGAGTTTTTATAAAAAAAGATGAAGAGTCTAAATCAAATACAAAGTGGTAA
- a CDS encoding tetratricopeptide repeat protein — translation MLRVLLLFVFFYTTSIACGGGFWPDDYQFRFLHKRNFEFANITGDLTSSRVYNDLIYEYNDEIKKQNIKEWKAQFGNFYSEKEIEDIIYKNKELSKIKNEEIRDYIDFLEYQKPYISSWKSYYSRFGYKGKKIDLSKVPSMVNEALLEVDKVKNNYLKLRYFFIALRLSHYNNLDNTLQIYEKYKYLLKNSNSIVKEWIQGLYAGMLIKKGEVVKGVYEFTKLFGEDKYNWHLAYYNFKYIKTDEQWNKLLSMAKNKEEKIKFYTIRALNVKANVLEELKNITKIDKNSKFFDLLLFRTLLNSQEFFDLPMPSYYETTKRFKDYKPFISYLKSIKRDNMYMVDLTLAYFNFYQKNIDVSKKYLNKAYKEVSGDDIHELNALKYIIYLNNLTKIDEKIEDEIGTKLEKLMLQPCNKNSLHKYTFYKIKDIYKKQNNELKYFLSKNIDYTNVNAINLEKYNELKALENKQNKTKLEKYMITHTLKSEYVRIELKLAYTNILMNNLMFEEALKRVKKTTKKEDKLEFNIFNNYIVGNNRVHSEKKYTLYETIKKLIDIQNNLKKNPNSTMDNYLYATALYNLSYWGNSNSLTTVYRSNYYFKEKDNELKKINLSIKHFKKALKRAKNKEFKSKIVYMLAKSELALYDINNSKVVNYNSTKVHETKRAYSWNISTTYENYIIKGYGKFFDDLKNKYQDTNYYKELLKECGYLNYYHDTVEDIKRVNTQIKNSLNKIELLKSIENDTKLKRKNDLNKYNQIYFYNLFRNIKLSKSNVTYYNNIAYYLNKKRKNNEAIYILEKIVNKYPNRVVALYNLGDAYYDIYDMDMAKKYYKKYVALMKKLKKENNIPKKVLSRIQSW, via the coding sequence TTGTTAAGAGTATTGTTGTTATTTGTATTTTTTTATACAACAAGTATAGCTTGTGGAGGGGGATTTTGGCCAGATGATTATCAGTTTAGATTTTTGCATAAAAGAAATTTTGAATTTGCAAATATAACAGGTGATTTAACAAGTAGTAGAGTATATAATGATTTAATATATGAGTATAATGATGAAATAAAAAAACAAAATATAAAAGAGTGGAAAGCACAATTTGGTAATTTTTATTCTGAAAAAGAAATAGAAGATATTATTTATAAAAATAAAGAACTATCAAAAATAAAAAATGAAGAGATAAGAGATTATATTGATTTTTTAGAGTATCAAAAGCCTTATATATCTTCATGGAAAAGTTATTATTCAAGGTTTGGATATAAAGGTAAAAAAATTGATTTAAGTAAAGTACCAAGTATGGTAAATGAAGCACTTTTAGAAGTTGATAAAGTAAAGAATAATTACTTAAAATTAAGATATTTTTTCATAGCACTTAGATTATCTCATTATAATAATTTAGACAATACATTACAAATATATGAAAAATATAAATATTTATTAAAAAACTCAAATAGTATAGTAAAAGAGTGGATTCAAGGTCTTTATGCAGGAATGCTAATCAAAAAAGGTGAAGTAGTAAAAGGTGTTTATGAATTTACTAAGTTATTTGGTGAAGATAAATATAATTGGCATTTGGCATATTATAATTTTAAATATATAAAAACAGATGAGCAATGGAATAAACTTTTATCAATGGCTAAAAATAAAGAAGAGAAGATAAAATTTTATACAATAAGAGCTTTAAATGTAAAAGCAAATGTTTTAGAAGAGTTGAAAAATATTACAAAAATAGATAAAAACTCAAAGTTTTTTGATTTGCTTTTATTTAGAACACTTTTAAACTCTCAAGAGTTTTTTGATCTCCCAATGCCCTCATATTACGAAACAACAAAAAGATTTAAAGATTATAAACCATTTATTTCTTATTTAAAAAGTATAAAAAGAGATAATATGTATATGGTTGATTTGACATTGGCTTATTTCAATTTTTACCAAAAAAATATTGATGTATCAAAAAAATATCTAAACAAAGCATATAAAGAGGTAAGTGGAGATGATATTCATGAACTAAATGCTTTAAAATATATAATCTATTTAAATAATCTTACAAAAATAGATGAAAAAATAGAGGATGAGATTGGAACAAAGTTAGAAAAACTTATGTTACAACCTTGTAATAAGAATTCACTTCATAAATATACATTTTATAAAATAAAAGATATTTATAAAAAACAAAATAATGAGTTGAAGTATTTTTTATCAAAAAATATAGATTATACAAATGTAAATGCAATTAATTTAGAAAAATACAATGAGTTAAAAGCTTTAGAAAATAAACAAAATAAAACAAAACTTGAAAAATATATGATAACTCATACTTTGAAAAGTGAGTATGTAAGAATAGAACTAAAATTAGCATATACAAATATTCTAATGAATAATTTAATGTTTGAAGAAGCTTTAAAAAGAGTTAAGAAAACAACAAAAAAAGAAGATAAACTAGAGTTTAATATTTTTAATAATTATATCGTTGGAAATAATAGAGTTCATTCTGAAAAAAAATATACTTTATATGAAACAATAAAAAAATTAATTGATATTCAAAATAATTTAAAAAAGAATCCAAACTCAACAATGGATAATTATCTTTATGCAACAGCATTATATAATCTTAGTTATTGGGGTAATTCAAATAGTTTAACTACTGTATATAGAAGTAATTATTATTTTAAAGAAAAAGACAATGAATTAAAGAAGATTAATTTATCAATTAAACATTTTAAAAAAGCATTAAAACGTGCAAAAAATAAAGAGTTCAAATCAAAAATAGTATATATGTTAGCAAAGAGTGAACTAGCTTTATATGATATAAATAATTCAAAAGTAGTTAATTATAATTCTACAAAAGTGCATGAAACAAAAAGAGCTTACTCTTGGAATATTTCAACTACATATGAAAATTATATAATAAAAGGATATGGAAAGTTTTTTGATGATTTAAAAAATAAATATCAAGATACTAACTATTATAAAGAGTTACTAAAAGAGTGTGGTTATCTAAATTACTATCATGATACAGTTGAAGATATAAAAAGAGTAAACACTCAAATAAAAAATAGTTTAAATAAAATAGAGTTATTAAAAAGTATTGAAAATGATACAAAACTAAAAAGAAAAAATGATTTAAATAAATATAACCAAATCTATTTTTATAATCTTTTTAGAAATATAAAATTAAGTAAAAGCAATGTTACTTATTACAATAATATTGCATACTATTTAAATAAAAAAAGAAAAAATAATGAAGCTATTTATATCTTAGAAAAAATTGTGAATAAATATCCAAATAGAGTAGTTGCTTTATATAATTTAGGTGATGCCTATTATGATATTTATGATATGGATATGGCAAAAAAATATTATAAAAAATATGTTGCATTGATGAAAAAACTAAAAAAAGAGAATAATATTCCTAAAAAAGTTTTATCAAGAATACAAAGTTGGTAG
- the ppk2 gene encoding polyphosphate kinase 2 translates to MNLSDFEKTNYSGLYVSKAAHPTFGKKYIARFQHERKRYVKVLGYTKKDNLTKKSALNLMQKFKDSIVIEDKKTNIEMKQIINNKNENIDEIQKLKDENDLMKSILGEFQEHDKDNLKDGIQKLYDAEELKQYQIELIKLQNYLENENKRMIILFEGRDASGKGGAIRRITRYMNNKHYRIVALGKPTETQKNQWFLQRYIEHFPTGGEIVLFDRSWYNRAMVEPIFGFCTQEEYEIFMEDVVNFEQDLVRQGMILIKLYFSVSKAEQKRRFDRRINDPLRQWKFSEVDMQAQDLWGEFSEKKYEMLRRTNSRSAPWHIVRSDDKHKARLEAVKIILNSVDYDGRNYALDFQPNEKINISVQKELMQMRKSQNY, encoded by the coding sequence ATGAATTTAAGTGATTTTGAAAAGACAAATTATAGTGGATTATATGTATCTAAAGCAGCTCATCCTACATTTGGAAAAAAATATATTGCAAGATTTCAGCATGAAAGAAAAAGATACGTAAAAGTTTTAGGATATACAAAAAAAGATAATCTTACTAAAAAGAGTGCATTAAATTTGATGCAAAAATTTAAAGATTCTATTGTTATTGAAGATAAAAAGACAAATATTGAGATGAAACAGATAATAAATAATAAAAATGAAAATATAGATGAAATACAAAAATTAAAAGATGAAAATGATTTAATGAAAAGTATTTTAGGTGAATTTCAAGAGCATGATAAAGATAATTTGAAAGATGGTATTCAAAAACTTTATGATGCAGAAGAATTAAAACAGTACCAAATTGAACTTATTAAATTACAAAATTATTTAGAAAATGAAAATAAAAGAATGATAATTCTTTTTGAAGGTCGAGATGCATCTGGAAAAGGTGGTGCAATTAGAAGAATTACAAGATATATGAATAATAAGCATTATAGAATTGTAGCTTTAGGTAAACCAACAGAAACACAAAAAAATCAATGGTTTTTACAAAGATATATTGAACACTTTCCAACTGGAGGAGAGATAGTATTATTTGATAGAAGTTGGTACAATAGAGCAATGGTTGAACCAATCTTTGGCTTTTGTACACAAGAAGAGTATGAAATCTTTATGGAAGATGTTGTAAATTTTGAACAAGATTTAGTAAGACAAGGTATGATATTAATTAAGCTTTATTTCTCTGTATCAAAAGCTGAACAAAAAAGAAGATTTGATAGAAGAATAAATGATCCTTTAAGACAATGGAAGTTTTCTGAAGTTGATATGCAAGCACAAGATTTATGGGGAGAATTTTCCGAAAAAAAATATGAGATGTTAAGAAGAACTAATTCAAGAAGTGCTCCTTGGCATATTGTAAGAAGTGATGATAAACATAAAGCTAGACTTGAAGCTGTTAAAATTATTTTAAATTCTGTTGATTATGATGGAAGAAATTATGCACTTGACTTCCAACCAAATGAAAAAATAAATATTTCAGTTCAAAAAGAATTAATGCAAATGAGGAAATCTCAAAATTATTAA
- the ppk2 gene encoding polyphosphate kinase 2 translates to MLEEDDEKNKKGEKIRIWVKKEKVQYERELRLLQIELLKFQNYVKEKGLKVLLIFEGRDAAGKGGTIKRITEHLNPRGARVVALEKPSDIEKTQWYFQRYTKHLPSAGEIVLFDRSWYNRAGVEPVMGFCTTEEHHEFLKEVPEFEQMLVKSEIILLKFYISVSKKEQARRFKKREIDPLKQYKLSPVDKESQKLWDKYTVAKFSMLMASNTDIAPWTVIRSDDKKQARINCIKHILSSVEYPDKTAKEKIKVDKNIVITGSKEIELMEKENKFAKAE, encoded by the coding sequence ATGTTAGAGGAAGATGACGAAAAAAACAAAAAAGGTGAAAAAATACGTATTTGGGTTAAAAAAGAGAAAGTTCAATATGAGAGAGAATTAAGATTATTACAAATTGAACTTTTAAAATTCCAAAATTACGTTAAAGAGAAGGGATTAAAAGTTTTATTAATCTTTGAAGGTAGAGATGCTGCTGGTAAAGGTGGAACTATAAAAAGAATTACAGAACACTTAAATCCTAGGGGAGCAAGAGTTGTAGCTTTAGAAAAACCAAGTGATATTGAAAAGACTCAGTGGTATTTCCAAAGGTACACAAAACATCTACCAAGTGCTGGAGAAATAGTTTTATTTGATAGAAGCTGGTATAACAGAGCAGGTGTTGAACCAGTTATGGGATTTTGTACAACAGAAGAACATCATGAGTTCTTAAAAGAAGTACCAGAATTTGAACAAATGCTTGTAAAATCAGAAATTATACTTTTAAAGTTTTATATTTCTGTATCTAAAAAAGAACAAGCAAGAAGGTTTAAAAAAAGAGAAATTGATCCTTTGAAACAATATAAATTATCTCCTGTTGATAAAGAGTCTCAAAAATTATGGGATAAATATACAGTTGCAAAATTCTCAATGCTTATGGCATCAAATACAGATATTGCACCATGGACAGTAATAAGAAGTGATGATAAAAAACAAGCACGTATAAATTGCATAAAGCATATTTTATCTTCTGTTGAATATCCAGATAAAACTGCAAAAGAAAAAATAAAAGTGGATAAAAACATAGTAATTACTGGTAGTAAAGAAATAGAATTAATGGAAAAAGAAAATAAATTTGCAAAGGCTGAATAA